CTCAAAAAGAAGAAGCAAACGCTGAATAATTCAATTTTTTTAATCCTCTACACAATCATTGTGTGGGGGGTGTATCTACTCTTTTTACCAATTATTGCAATTTTTTCTTTTAAAAAGAAGTACCGTCAATCAATTCCAGCACGATTTTTTTTATGGAAAAATCCTCCTTTACCTACTAATCGCATATGGTTTCATGCTTGCAGTTTTGGTGAAACACGTGCATTGCAACCACTGATAGATAAATTCTCTGATGAACAGATAGTTTTGACAACAATAACCCAAACAGGTTTTAATGAAGGTAAAAAAAGGTTTAAAACAGTACGTTATCTTCCTTTTGAACCACTTCTTTGGTTTTGGTTAAAGCCTCAAAAGGCACTTATTGTCATGGAAGCAGAATTATGGTTTTTGCTTTTCTATCTTGCTAAAAAAAGAGGTGCCAAAACAGTTTTAATCAATGCCAGAATTTCAGATAGATCTTATAATCGTTATCTTCGTTTCTCCTGGTTTTATAAAAAGATATTTTCATACATTGATTTGGTTTATGCCCAAAGTAAAACAGATAAAATAAGATTAGAGCAGCTTGGTGCAAAAAATGTTGAAGTAAGTGGCAACATAAAACTTGCACAAAGTCATAAAGTAACAAGAGTTTTGGACAGACCAGATGGCATTGTAGTAACGGCTGCAAGTACACATGAAGGTGAAGAAGAAGGAATACTCAAAGCATTTTTAAAGTGGAAAAAGAGAAATCAAAACTCTAAGTTGATTATTGTTCCTCGTCACCCTGAAAGGTTTGATAAAGTAGCAAAGCTAGCACAAGAGTTTGCATTGAAAGATGAACTTTCATTAAGTCGATGGAGTAAAACTCAAGATTTAACTGCCGATATTGTTATTATAGATGCAATGGGAGAGCTAATAAATATTTATGCAATTTCCGATATTGTTATTTTAGGAGGAGCTTTTGTTCCTGTCGGTGGGCATAATCCAGTTGAAGTAGTTCCTTTTAAATGTCGATTAATAAGTGGAACAGAAATTTTTAATCAGCATGCTATGTTTTCACAAATTGAGGGAACTATTTTTTCATCTTTAGATGAACTTGATTCAGCTCTTGATCGTGCAATAGATGCAAGTCCTGTAAAGGTTAAACAACGAGTTTCTATAGATGTCATTGTAAAAGGGATTCAGGATGTGGTTTAATATGCAAGAAGAGTATGTAGAACTGTTTATAAGTGCACGTCCTGCAAGCAGTAAAAATGAGATTGTAGGTATTTTTAATGATACATTAAAAATTAAAGTCAAAGCACCTGCTGTAGAGGGTGCTGCAAACAAGGAATTGGTTAAATTTATATCCAAGCAGTTCAAGGTACCAAAAAGTGAAATTTTATTTATTTCAGGAGAGACATCAAAAAGAAAATGTATTCGATTACCACGCACTGAACAGCTTGAAGCCTGGATAGAGGAGATGCAGAAGTGAAAAAAATTTTGGTGATCGAAGATGATCGTTTCTATCAAAACATCATGTTAAGGGCATTAAGGCACTATTTGCCTCATATTGAGTTTGAAGTAATAGAGACATATGCTGAAATAAAAAATATAGTAAAATCAAAAAAAAATTTTGATCTTGTAATATCAGATATAAATTTGACTGACAGCAGCGGAGAGCATATTAGAACTCTGGTAGATGCAAACTATAAAGTTGTTGTAATGACTGTTCTCGATGATGATACATTTAGAGATGAGATGTTTGCTTTCGATATTGTAGATTATATTATAAAATCAGAGTTGCAACGCTTTGGGTATTTAATAAAGTTGATACAGCGATTGGATGCAAATGAGTCAAGAAGCATACTAATAGTAGAAGATTCAAAACCGGTAAGAAGCTTTTATAAAAGAATTTTAGAGAAACAGAACCTTACAGTCTATGAAGCAGAAGATGGTCAAAAAGCACTTAAAATTATATCTGAAGAGAGTATAGATATGATTTTGAGTGACTATAATATGCCCAA
This region of Hydrogenimonas thermophila genomic DNA includes:
- the waaA gene encoding lipid IV(A) 3-deoxy-D-manno-octulosonic acid transferase, whose protein sequence is MSLKKKKQTLNNSIFLILYTIIVWGVYLLFLPIIAIFSFKKKYRQSIPARFFLWKNPPLPTNRIWFHACSFGETRALQPLIDKFSDEQIVLTTITQTGFNEGKKRFKTVRYLPFEPLLWFWLKPQKALIVMEAELWFLLFYLAKKRGAKTVLINARISDRSYNRYLRFSWFYKKIFSYIDLVYAQSKTDKIRLEQLGAKNVEVSGNIKLAQSHKVTRVLDRPDGIVVTAASTHEGEEEGILKAFLKWKKRNQNSKLIIVPRHPERFDKVAKLAQEFALKDELSLSRWSKTQDLTADIVIIDAMGELINIYAISDIVILGGAFVPVGGHNPVEVVPFKCRLISGTEIFNQHAMFSQIEGTIFSSLDELDSALDRAIDASPVKVKQRVSIDVIVKGIQDVV
- a CDS encoding DUF167 domain-containing protein, producing the protein MWFNMQEEYVELFISARPASSKNEIVGIFNDTLKIKVKAPAVEGAANKELVKFISKQFKVPKSEILFISGETSKRKCIRLPRTEQLEAWIEEMQK
- a CDS encoding GGDEF domain-containing response regulator; translated protein: MKKILVIEDDRFYQNIMLRALRHYLPHIEFEVIETYAEIKNIVKSKKNFDLVISDINLTDSSGEHIRTLVDANYKVVVMTVLDDDTFRDEMFAFDIVDYIIKSELQRFGYLIKLIQRLDANESRSILIVEDSKPVRSFYKRILEKQNLTVYEAEDGQKALKIISEESIDMILSDYNMPNMDGMEFLKELRVEYSMLDLPFIAISSDNDHATVARFLKLGANDYLRKPFGKEELICRINNSLDMLDMLQHVKESATTDALTGMHNRHYLYEIAEKIMAQSKRLDYPLSLVIFDIDFFKKINDKYG